From Lolium perenne isolate Kyuss_39 chromosome 5, Kyuss_2.0, whole genome shotgun sequence, a single genomic window includes:
- the LOC127299729 gene encoding exocyst complex component EXO70C1, whose amino-acid sequence MDSRSQAPLKSSSFSSATSNKATREVDRNLSLGALRHGDHDRRGAPAGAATWEQINEEGEEEDDDGSGEPGPGVSALSGEIDAFIAGHDAGVSIPEATLERFAAAVEQEIAQSEKARDKWAADGNGELLLAAIARVAALASVLAKNTEASAKYASGAHRVTAVLHHAMSFLEDEFHALLEPKAADTCKLARRPASFEQGGHEADRCVLRPPDNAAHSAHAESTQTYPPETVDRLRSIADTMVGAGYVTECTQMFLVARRNAFDASLRALGYDKASIDDVVRMTWEALETEIATWIKAFRHTIRKGFTTEHDLCAHVFTGRHASVGRAIFADLARCVMLNLLNFTEAVAMTKRSAEKLFKVLDMYESIRDASPVIDAFLSVSANDEPAAGCNSDALTDLKAEIAAARSRIGESAASIFCELESSIRADAGKQPVPGGAVHPLTRYVMNYLKYTCEYNSTLEQVFREHRRRDDGGDNPFAAQLTDVMELLNTNLEGKSRLYKDPALSNIFLMNNGRYMLQKIRGSPETNAMLGETWARKQSTNLRQYHKNYQRETWNRVLTLLRDDGVLTVKGHVQKPQVKDRFKQFNSAMDEIHKTQGAWVVSDEQLQSELRVSIAAVVVPAYRSFLGRFAQTFSAGRQTEKYIKLSGEDVEGIIDELFDGNPSSMTRRR is encoded by the coding sequence ATGGACAGCCGGAGCCAGGCACCCCTCAAGTCCAGCAGCTTCTCCTCGGCCACCTCCAACAAGGCCACCCGGGAGGTCGACCGCAACCTCTCCCTCGGCGCCCTCCGGCATGGCGACCACGACCGGAGGGGCGCCCCCGCCGGCGCAGCCACCTGGGAGCAGATCAACGAGGAAggcgaggaagaggatgatgacgggagCGGCGAGCCGGGCCCGGGCGTGTCCGCCTTGTCGGGGGAGATCGATGCCTTCATCGCGGGGCACGACGCGGGCGTGAGCATCCCGGAGGCCACGCTCGAGaggttcgccgccgccgtcgagcagGAGATCGCGCAGTCCGAGAAGGCTCGGGATAAGTGGGCGGCCGACGGCAACGGCGAGTTGCTCCTCGCGGCCATCGCGCGCGTCGCAGCGCTCGCGTCCGTGCTCGCCAAGAACACGGAGGCCAGCGCCAAGTACGCCTCTGGCGCGCACCGGGTCACCGCCGTGCTGCACCATGCCATGTCGTTCCTCGAGGACGAGTTCCACGCGCTGCTCGAGCCCAAGGCGGCCGACACCTGCAAGCTGGCAAGACGGCCAGCGTCCTTCGAGCAGGGAGGGCACGAGGCCGACCGGTGCGTCCTCCGGCCGCCGGACAACGCCGCCCACTCCGCCCATGCAGAATCCACGCAGACGTACCCGCCGGAGACCGTGGACCGGCTGCGGTCCATCGCTGACACCATGGTGGGCGCCGGGTACGTGACGGAGTGCACGCAGATGTTCCTGGTGGCGCGCCGGAACGCGTTCGACGCGTCGCTGCGGGCGCTCGGGTACGACAAGGCcagcatcgacgacgtggtgcggATGACGTGGGAGGCGCTGGAGACGGAGATCGCGACGTGGATCAAGGCGTTCCGGCACACCATCAGAAAGGGCTTCACCACCGAGCACGATCTCTGCGCCCACGTCTTCACCGGCCGCCACGCCAGCGTTGGCAGGGCCATCTTCGCAGACCTGGCCCGCTGCGTCATGCTCAACCTGCTCAACTTCACGGAGGCCGTGGCCATGACCAAGCGCTCCGCCGAGAAGCTCTTCAAGGTGCTCGACATGTACGAGTCCATCCGCGACGCGTCCCCCGTCATCGACGCCTTCCTCTCGGTCTCCGCCAACGACGAGCCCGCCGCCGGCTGCAACAGCGACGCCCTCACCGACCTCAAAGCCGAGATCGCCGCCGCGCGCTCCCGGATCGGCGAGTCGGCGGCCAGCATCTTCTGCGAGCTGGAGAGCTCCATCCGCGCCGACGCCGGCAAGCAGCCCGTCCCGGGCGGAGCCGTGCACCCGCTCACACGCTACGTCATGAACTACCTCAAGTACACGTGCGAGTACAACAGCACGCTGGAGCAGGTGTTCCGGGAGCACCGCCGCCGGGACGACGGCGGCGACAACCCGTTCGCGGCGCAGCTGACGGACGTGATGGAGCTCCTGAACACGAACCTAGAAGGGAAGTCGCGGCTGTACAAGGACCCTGCCCTGAGCAACATCTTCCTTATGAACAACGGGCGGTACATGCTGCAGAAGATCAGGGGATCGCCGGAGACGAACGCCATGCTGGGCGAGACCTGGGCGAGAAAGCAGTCCACCAACCTGAGGCAGTACCACAAGAACTACCAGAGGGAGACGTGGAACCGCGTGCTGACGCTGCTCCGCGACGACGGCGTGCTCACCGTGAAGGGCCACGTGCAGAAGCCGCAGGTCAAGGATAGGTTCAAGCAGTTCAACTCCGCCATGGACGAGATCCACAAGACGCAGGGCGCGTGGGTGGTGAGCGACGAGCAGCTGCAGTCTGAGTTGCGGGTGTCCATCGCCGCCGTGGTGGTGCCGGCGTACCGGTCGTTCCTGGGACGGTTCGCGCAGACGTTCAGCGCCGGCAGGCAGACGGAGAAGTACATAAAGCTCAGCGGAGAGGACGTGGAGGGGATCATCGACGAGCTCTTCGATGGCAACCCGTCATCCATGACTAGGAGGAGGTAG
- the LOC127304779 gene encoding citrate-binding protein-like produces the protein MAKRLVPWLFNLLVTLWTLCCQAAGADPTTGFTAVEVSEDRFKLHKPYDLPPEQRYELRDGVRRLWVYCDDKPFSAGSPNKPRAEILLNRTYSSGVWQFEGYGYVPAGTTGVSVMQVFGAAGPPRNTTLMLHVYGGRLVYYRDETKVVDGDIYDRWFRLNVVHDVEASALTVFVDGQQRLTVPGYGGHRHYFKFGVYTQTDPSHYMESRWRDVKVYTKTPY, from the exons ATGGCCAAGCGCCTCGTGCCATGGCTTTTTAATCTTCTCGTCACGCTCTGGACGCTGTGCTGCCAGGCCGCCGGCGCCGACCCGACCACCGGCTTCACCGCCGTCGAGGTCTCGGAGGACCGGTTCAAGCTCCACAAGCCGTACGACCTGCCGCCGGAGCAGCGGTACGAGCTCCGCGACGGCGTGCGGCGGCTCTGGGTCTACTGCGACGACAAGCCCTTCAGCGCTGGCAGCCCCAACAAGCCGCGCGCCGAGATCCTCCTCAAC AGGACGTACAGCTCCGGGGTGTGGCAGTTCGAGGGGTACGGGTACGTGCCGGCCGGCACGACGGGGGTGTCCGTGATGCAGGTGTTCGGCGCGGCCGGACCGCCGCGCAACACGACGCTGATGCTGCACGTCTACGGCGGCCGGCTCGTGTACTACCGCGACGAGACGAAGGTGGTCGACGGCGACATCTACGACCGGTGGTTCAGGCTCAACGTCGTCCACGACGTCGAGGCGTCGGCGCTCACCGTGTTCGTCGACGGCCAGCAGAGGCTGACCGTGCCCGGCTACGGCGGCCACCGGCACTACTTCAAGTTCGGGGTGTACACGCAGACGGACCCCTCGCATTACATGGAGTCGCGGTGGAGGGATGTCAAGGTGTACACCAAGACTCCCTACTGA